The Chryseobacterium tructae genome has a window encoding:
- a CDS encoding 3-hydroxyacyl-CoA dehydrogenase NAD-binding domain-containing protein produces the protein MNIGIIGAGTMGVGIAQVAATAGCKVVLFDANAPQIDKALTGLEKTLQKLTEKGKISQEKAGEIRNNIIKGEVLQDLKDSDLVIEAIIENKDIKTKVFTELETYVSADCIIGSNTSSISITSLGAELKKPERFIGIHFFNPAPLMPLVEVIPSLLTEKTLAEKIYNLMKDWGKIPVIAKDIPGFIVNRIARPYYGEALRIVEENIATPEQVDEAMKTLGNFKMGPFELMDLIGVDVNFAVTTTVYKDYFYDPKYKPSLLQQRMSEAKLHGRKTGKGFYDYSEGAIKPEAQKNDALYQQIFLRIISMLINEAVEAKRLGVANDEDIELAMQKGVNYPKGLLGWGEEIGYSKISETLQGLYNEYQEERYRQSPLLSK, from the coding sequence ATGAATATTGGAATTATTGGGGCAGGAACCATGGGCGTTGGAATTGCTCAGGTAGCTGCAACAGCAGGATGCAAAGTCGTTTTATTCGATGCTAATGCTCCACAAATAGATAAAGCACTTACAGGTTTAGAGAAAACCCTTCAGAAATTAACTGAAAAAGGAAAGATCTCTCAGGAAAAAGCTGGAGAAATCAGAAACAATATCATAAAAGGTGAGGTATTGCAGGATTTAAAAGATTCTGATCTAGTTATCGAAGCGATCATTGAAAACAAAGATATCAAAACCAAGGTTTTTACAGAGCTTGAAACCTATGTTTCTGCAGACTGTATCATCGGTTCCAATACATCATCTATTTCTATCACCTCTCTTGGTGCAGAACTAAAGAAACCGGAACGTTTCATCGGAATCCACTTTTTCAATCCGGCTCCATTGATGCCTTTAGTAGAAGTGATTCCCTCTTTATTAACAGAAAAAACGTTAGCAGAAAAAATATATAACCTCATGAAAGACTGGGGGAAGATACCTGTTATTGCTAAAGATATTCCAGGGTTTATTGTAAATAGAATTGCCCGGCCATATTATGGCGAAGCATTAAGAATTGTAGAAGAAAACATTGCGACTCCTGAACAAGTGGATGAAGCAATGAAAACTCTTGGAAACTTCAAAATGGGACCTTTTGAATTAATGGATCTCATTGGAGTAGATGTAAATTTTGCCGTAACAACAACGGTTTATAAAGATTATTTCTACGATCCGAAATACAAGCCTTCTTTACTTCAACAAAGAATGTCTGAAGCTAAACTTCATGGCCGAAAAACAGGAAAAGGCTTTTATGACTACAGTGAAGGTGCTATAAAACCGGAAGCACAGAAAAACGATGCTCTTTATCAACAGATCTTTTTAAGAATTATTTCAATGCTAATCAATGAAGCTGTTGAAGCTAAAAGATTAGGTGTTGCCAATGACGAAGACATTGAACTGGCCATGCAGAAAGGAGTAAACTATCCAAAAGGATTATTAGGCTGGGGAGAGGAAATCGGATATTCAAAAATTTCTGAGACACTACAAGGTCTTTACAACGAATATCAGGAAGAAAGGTACAGACAAAGTCCTTTATTAAGTAAATGA
- a CDS encoding enoyl-CoA hydratase-related protein, translated as MYTQLDIESHFDGKLKIAFLNQPETMNALTKPALGDLKDFIKECSEDETVRCVAISGRGRAFCSGQNLDEAFVVGKEHHDHDIIRKIVVDYYNPLVTEVTRCKKPVIALVNGPAVGAGAMLALICDFVLANNKAYFAQAFSNIGLIPDTGGTYFLPKLLGRQLANYLAFTGKKLSAEESKSYGLVAEVFSEEEFTPKSMEILERMANMPTAALKLTKKAFAHSYTNTLKEQLDLEADLQQEAAETEDFIEGVNAFLQKRKPDYKGR; from the coding sequence ATGTATACACAACTCGATATTGAATCACACTTTGACGGAAAGCTTAAAATCGCGTTTCTTAATCAGCCTGAAACAATGAACGCTCTTACTAAGCCGGCTTTAGGAGATCTGAAAGATTTCATTAAAGAATGCAGTGAGGACGAAACGGTAAGATGCGTTGCTATTTCCGGAAGAGGAAGAGCTTTTTGTTCAGGACAGAATCTTGATGAAGCTTTTGTAGTAGGAAAAGAACACCATGATCATGACATCATCAGAAAAATTGTAGTAGATTATTACAATCCTCTCGTGACTGAAGTTACCCGTTGTAAAAAACCAGTTATTGCTTTGGTAAACGGACCTGCAGTAGGAGCTGGTGCGATGCTGGCATTGATCTGTGACTTTGTACTGGCAAACAACAAAGCTTACTTTGCTCAAGCATTTTCAAATATCGGTTTGATCCCTGATACAGGAGGTACTTATTTCTTACCGAAGCTTTTAGGTAGACAATTGGCTAACTATTTAGCATTTACAGGTAAAAAACTATCTGCAGAAGAATCTAAATCTTATGGTCTTGTGGCAGAAGTTTTCAGTGAAGAAGAATTTACTCCAAAGTCAATGGAAATCCTTGAGAGAATGGCCAATATGCCAACAGCAGCGCTTAAGTTGACGAAAAAGGCTTTTGCTCATTCTTATACAAACACATTAAAAGAACAGCTGGATCTGGAAGCCGATCTTCAACAAGAAGCAGCAGAAACAGAAGATTTCATAGAAGGTGTAAATGCCTTTTTACAGAAAAGAAAACCGGATTATAAAGGAAGGTAA
- the pcaF gene encoding 3-oxoadipyl-CoA thiolase has protein sequence MNNVYIIDYVRTPISKLQGGLSEVRADDLAAIVIKEVVARNPEVPVEEIEDVIFGCANQAGEDNRNVARMGLLLAGLPYKIGGETVNRLCASGMSAVANAFRSIAAGEGEIYIAGGVEHMTRSPYVMSKPTAAFGRDSQMYDTTFGWRFVNPKMKEMYGVDGMGETAENLADLHQINREDQDKFALWSQQKATKAQQSGRLAEEIVKVEIPQRKGDPIVFEKDEFIKPTSSMEGLGKLRPAFRKEGTVTAGNASGMNDGAAALILASEEAVKKYGLKPKARILGSSVAGVEPRIMGIGPVEATQKLLKRLNLSLNDIDIIELNEAFAAQALAVTRSLGLQDDDARINPNGGAIAIGHPLGVSGARIIGSAAIELQKQDKKYALCTLCIGVGQGYAMVIEKV, from the coding sequence ATGAACAACGTATACATCATAGACTATGTCAGAACTCCTATTTCAAAACTACAGGGAGGATTATCAGAAGTAAGAGCCGATGATTTGGCAGCCATTGTTATCAAAGAAGTGGTAGCAAGAAATCCTGAAGTTCCTGTAGAGGAAATTGAAGATGTGATCTTCGGATGTGCTAATCAGGCCGGAGAAGATAACAGAAACGTAGCTAGAATGGGGCTTTTATTGGCTGGGCTTCCTTATAAAATAGGAGGTGAGACGGTAAATAGATTGTGTGCTTCAGGAATGTCAGCGGTAGCCAATGCTTTCCGGTCAATTGCAGCTGGAGAAGGGGAAATTTATATTGCAGGCGGAGTAGAACATATGACGCGTTCTCCTTATGTAATGTCAAAGCCTACTGCAGCCTTCGGAAGAGACAGCCAAATGTATGATACCACTTTTGGATGGAGATTTGTAAATCCAAAAATGAAAGAAATGTATGGCGTTGACGGGATGGGTGAAACAGCTGAAAATCTTGCAGACCTTCACCAGATCAACAGAGAAGATCAGGATAAATTTGCCCTTTGGTCTCAGCAAAAAGCAACGAAAGCTCAGCAAAGCGGTAGATTGGCTGAAGAAATTGTAAAAGTTGAAATTCCTCAAAGAAAAGGAGATCCTATCGTTTTTGAAAAAGATGAGTTTATTAAACCAACATCTTCCATGGAAGGATTAGGAAAACTTCGCCCGGCTTTCAGAAAAGAAGGAACAGTAACGGCCGGAAATGCTTCAGGAATGAATGATGGAGCCGCAGCATTGATCTTAGCCAGTGAAGAAGCTGTTAAAAAATATGGATTAAAACCAAAAGCTAGAATCTTAGGATCTTCTGTAGCGGGTGTAGAACCAAGGATTATGGGAATTGGGCCTGTAGAAGCGACTCAAAAACTACTAAAGAGATTAAATCTATCTCTGAATGATATAGACATCATAGAATTAAATGAAGCTTTTGCAGCACAAGCCTTAGCGGTAACAAGAAGCTTAGGATTGCAAGATGACGATGCAAGAATAAATCCGAATGGAGGAGCAATTGCCATCGGTCACCCGCTAGGAGTTTCCGGAGCAAGAATCATTGGTTCTGCAGCTATAGAACTTCAGAAACAAGATAAAAAATATGCATTGTGTACCCTTTGTATCGGTGTTGGACAAGGATATGCAATGGTGATTGAAAAAGTATAA
- a CDS encoding PaaI family thioesterase: protein MNPRQVADYMFDQDYFSQWMNIKMIEVKENYCLIEMPIKKDMLNGLKTVHGGVTFAFADSALAFSSNNTGDAAVALNCIINFTKAGKEGDVFRAESALVNDTRKTAVYDIKITNQNNELIAKFVGTVYKIGKKVTEL, encoded by the coding sequence ATGAATCCAAGACAAGTTGCAGATTATATGTTCGATCAGGATTATTTTTCCCAATGGATGAATATTAAAATGATTGAAGTGAAAGAAAACTATTGCCTGATAGAAATGCCTATTAAAAAGGACATGCTGAATGGGCTTAAAACTGTTCATGGTGGGGTTACCTTTGCTTTTGCGGATTCAGCATTAGCATTTTCATCCAACAATACAGGAGATGCAGCGGTAGCTTTAAACTGTATCATCAATTTTACCAAAGCTGGAAAAGAAGGTGATGTGTTTAGAGCAGAAAGTGCCCTGGTCAACGATACCAGAAAAACAGCTGTTTATGATATTAAAATCACTAATCAAAACAATGAACTGATTGCCAAATTTGTGGGAACAGTCTATAAAATCGGAAAGAAAGTAACTGAATTATAA